From one Phycodurus eques isolate BA_2022a chromosome 6, UOR_Pequ_1.1, whole genome shotgun sequence genomic stretch:
- the hadh gene encoding hydroxyacyl-coenzyme A dehydrogenase, mitochondrial: MAFFGHQLCRAFSSSALRNVAVKHVVIIGGGQMGAGIAQVAASTGHQVTLVDTSDGILTKTVKGMETSLKRVVKKKFADKPEAGEAFIEKVLGNVSTATDATAAVQSTDLVLEAIVENLKVKQDLFSELDKAAPAHTIFASNTSSLPIGDIASVTSRLDRFGGLHFFNPVPMMKLVEVIGTSSTSQETLDSLMNFSRALGKMTVSCKDTPGFIVNRLLVPYMLEAVRLHERGHGSKEDIDVAMKLGAGYPMGPFELLDYVGLDTAKFILDGWSAMDPDNPLFVPSPLLNKLVADGKFGKKTGEGFYQYQ; the protein is encoded by the exons ATGGCTTTCTTCGGTCACCAGTTGTGCAGAGCTTTCTCCTCGTCGGCCCTCAGGAATGTGGCCGTCAAGCATGTGGTCATCATCGGCGGAGGACAAATGGGTGCGGGAATCGCTCAG GTCGCTGCGTCAACCGGCCACCAGGTGACGCTAGTGGACACGTCTGACGGCATCTTGACGAAGACTGTCAAGGGCATGGAGACGAGCTTGAAGAGAGTGGTCAAGAAAAAGTTTGCCGACAAGCCCGAG GCGGGTGAGGCGTTCATTGAAAAAGTCCTGGGCAACGTGTCCACCGCCACAGACGCCACCGCCGCAGTCCAGAGCACGGACCTCGTGCTGGAGGCCATCGTGGAAAACCTGAAAGTCAAACAGGATCTTTTCAGCGAACTGGACAAGGCGGCGCCAGC ACACACCATCTTTGCTAGCAACACATCCTCGCTGCCCATCGGCGACATCGCTAGCGTCACCTCCAGACTGGACCGCTTCGGTGGCCTGCACTTCTTCAACCCGGTCCCCATGATGAAACTCGTAGAG GTCATCGGAACGTCGTCCACGAGCCAGGAGACGTTGGACTCCCTGATGAACTTCAGCCGTGCGCTGGGCAAAATGACCGTGTCCTGCAAG GACACACCGGGATTCATCGTGAACCGCCTGCTCGTCCCCTACATGCTGGAGGCCGTCCGTCTGCATGAGAGAG GTCACGGGTCCAAAGAAGACATCGACGTGGCCATGAAGCTAGGTGCCGGTTACCCAATGGGACCTTTTGAGCTGCTGGACTATGTGGGACTCGACACAGCCAAGTTCATTTTAGATG GTTGGAGCGCCATGGACCCAGACAATCCACTCTTTGTCCCAAGCCCTTTGCTCAACAAGCTGGTCGCAGACGGAAAGTTTGGCAAAAAAACAGGAGAAGGATTCTACCAGTACCAGTAA
- the LOC133404146 gene encoding cytochrome P450 2U1 produces the protein MLLLWSNSPLSEVNIATLLVVFVAYLSVHYHLKRRRRLANIPPGPKPLPIVGNFGVFLMPAFIRRRFGKASKPSATPVEALTEQAAVYGDVFSLFVGTQLIVVLNGYDVIRDALLNYADVFSDRPDIPAVTIMTKRKGIVFAPYGPVWRKHRKFCHASLRTFGVGKFSLEQCILQGLATVKSELLRVREEGGKAGVDLTPLVSNAVSNVICSLALGERFSRDDRQFGTLLGLMVRGLELCVNSPAVLINVFPPLYHLPFGVFGELRRVERDITTFLKKIIAKHCDTLDPGNPRDLVDMYLTEMAAQRAAGAEDSSFNEDYLFYIIGDLFIAGTDTTTNSLLWIILYMVVHPHVQDKVQAEVDEVVGRGRVPSLTDRGRLPFTEATIMEVQRLTAVVPLGIPHMASKTTDFRGFTIPQGTVLLPNLWSVHRDPAAWEQPDSFRPERFLDDEGKLARKECFMPFGIGRRVCMGEQLAKMELFLMVTGLLQAFTFRLPAGASPPPMHGRFGLTLAPCPFVVCASPRG, from the exons ATGCTCCTGCTTTGGAGCAACTCGCCCCTGTCTGAAGTCAACATTGCGACGCTGCTCGTCGTCTTCGTCGCGTATTTGTCCGTTCATTACCACCTGAAACGACGCCGGCGTCTGGCTAACATTCCTCCGGGTCCGAAGCCCCTGCCGATAGTGGGCAATTTTGGCGTTTTTCTCATGCCTGCGTTCATCCGGAGGAGGTTCGGGAAGGCGTCGAAACCGAGCGCGACGCCCGTGGAGGCGTTGACGGAGCAAGCCGCGGTGTACGGCGACGTGTTCAGCTTGTTTGTGGGCACTCAACTCATAGTGGTGCTGAACGGCTATGACGTCATCAGGGATGCTCTGCTCAATTACGCCGACGTGTTCTCAGACAGGCCGGACATCCCTGCGgtcaccatcatgaccaaacGCAAAG GAATCGTCTTTGCGCCGTACGGGCCGGTGTGGAGAAAGCACCGCAAGTTCTGCCACGCGTCTCTTCGGACATTCGGTGTGGGGAAGTTTAGCCTGGAGCAGTGCATCCTCCAAGGCCTGGCGACCGTCAAAAGCGAGCTTCTGCGAGTGCGTGAAGAGGGCGGGAAGGCCGGCGTGGACTTGACGCCGCTGGTCAGCAACGCCGTCTCCAACGTCATTTGCTCTCTGGCACTCGGCGAGCGCTTCTCCCGAGACGACCGCCAATTCGGCACCCTGCTGGGCCTGATGGTACGAGGCCTGGAGCTGTGCGTCAACAGCCCCGCCGTCCTCATCAACGTCTTCCCACCACTCTACCACTTGCCCTTCGGCGTCTTTGGGGAGCTCCGGCGGGTGGAGCGTGACATCACCACCTTCTTGAAGAAGATCATCGCCAAGCACTGCGACACGCTGGACCCGGGGAACCCCAGAGATCTCGTGGACATGTACCTAACGGAGATGGCGGCGCAGAGAGCCGCGGGTGCGGAGGACAGCAGCTTTAACGAGGACTATCTCTTCTACATCATTGGGGACCTCTTCATCGCCGGCACCGACACCACCACCAACTCTCTTCTCTGGATCATCCTCTACATGGTCGTGCATCCTCACGTccaag ACAAGGTCCAGGCCGAGGTGGACGAGGTGGTGGGAAGAGGCCGTGTGCCGTCTCTGACTGACCGCGGACGTTTGCCCTTCACCGAGGCCACCATCATGGAGGTCCAGAGGCTGACCGCCGTGGTTCCTCTGGGCATTCCACACATGGCGTCCAAGACAACAG ACTTCCGAGGCTTCACGATCCCGCAAGGAACGGTCCTCCTGCCCAACTTGTGGTCCGTCCATCGAGACCCCGCCGCGTGGGAGCAGCCCGACAGCTTCAGGCCGGAGCGCTTCCTGGACGACGAGGGCAAGCTGGCCAGAAAAGAGTGCTTCATGCCTTTCGGGATCG GTCGCAGGGTGTGCATGGGCGAGCAGCTGGCCAAGATGGAGCTCTTCCTCATGGTCACCGGCCTGCTGCAGGCCTTCACGTTCCGGCTCCCGGCGGGAGCCTCGCCGCCTCCCATGCACGGACGTTTCGGCCTGACGCTGGCGCCGTGCCCCTTTGTCGTGTGCGCCAGCCCTCGTGGGTAA